A genomic region of Rhipicephalus sanguineus isolate Rsan-2018 chromosome 3, BIME_Rsan_1.4, whole genome shotgun sequence contains the following coding sequences:
- the LOC119386808 gene encoding legumain codes for MDLPWHIFLVLASSATTVACAPEKSTKYADNSQLKLWALLVAGSNGYGNYRHQADICHAYHVLHSHGIPDEHIIVMMYDDIANSRENPTPGVVVNHPQGKDVYKGVPKDYTGELVTPQNLLELLQGNTVEGGSGKVIASGPNDHIFVNFADHGAPGVIGFPNDELHALPFMKVIRSMDEQKKFAKMTIYIEACESGSMFDGLLPDNVNVYATTAANPDEPSYACYWDEKRQAYLGDVYSVNWMEDSDKEDLHKETLSDQFKIVKEETNTSHVMEYGDLSIGKLSVSEFQGAKEAKPVVLPKVPYDAVSNRDVPIAVLRKKLEKTSNPQEKKSVKEKLRQARNNRIFLKKKVAEIAMFLTGDNPEDVESVLTSKRRLTKFYCYEKAVRHFSDRCFKLSNNPYALQHLRVLANMCESSYKLSEIIEAMDSACTHPTVVGIV; via the coding sequence ATGGATCTGCCGTGGCACATATTCCTTGTGTTAGCCTCATCGGCAACGACGGTTGCTTGTGCCCCCGAGAAATCCACGAAATATGCTGACAATAGCCAGCTTAAGCTGTGGGCTCTCCTCGTTGCTGGTTCTAACGGTTATGGCAACTACCGGCACCAAGCCGACATCTGCCACGCCTACCACGTGCTGCACAGCCATGGCATTCCTGATGAGCACATCATCGTCATGATGTACGATGACATCGCCAATTCACGTGAAAATCCTACGCCAGGAGTGGTCGTTAATCATCCTCAGGGTAAAGATGTTTACAAGGGCGTCCCTAAAGACTACACAGGAGAGCTAGTCACCCCGCAAAACCTCCTCGAGCTGCTGCAAGGAAACACAGTGGAAGGCGGCAGCGGAAAAGTCATAGCCAGCGGACCAAACGACCACATCTTTGTCAACTTCGCAGATCACGGCGCCCCTGGTGTGATCGGATTTCCTAACGACGAGCTACACGCTCTACCCTTCATGAAGGTCATCAGAAGTATGGACGAACAGAAGAAGTTTGCGAAGATGACCATCTACATCGAGGCCTGTGAATCCGGTTCCATGTTTGACGGCTTGCTACCCGACAACGTCAACGTGTATGCCACGACAGCGGCGAACCCTGACGAGCCGTCGTACGCTTGCTATTGGGATGAAAAGAGGCAGGCGTATTTGGGCGACGTATACAGCGTAAACTGGATGGAAGATTCGGACAAAGAGGACCTGCACAAAGAGACACTCAGTGATCAGTTTAAAATTGTGAAGGAGGAAACCAACACCAGCCACGTCATGGAGTACGGTGACCTCAGCATCGGAAAGCTTTCAGTCAGCGAATTTCAGGGTGCAAAAGAGGCAAAGCCAGTCGTGCTACCAAAGGTACCGTATGACGCCGTCTCCAACAGGGACGTTCCCATTGCCGTTCTAAGGAAAAAACTCGAAAAGACCTCTAACCCCCAAGAAAAGAAATCTGTGAAGGAGAAGCTGCGGCAAGCTCGCAACAACCGGATATTCTTGAAGAAGAAAGTTGCAGAGATTGCCATGTTTCTCACTGGAGATAACCCGGAAGATGTGGAGTCAGTGCTGACTTCGAAGAGGCGGCTAACCAAGTTTTACTGTTACGAGAAGGCGGTGCGTCACTTTAGCGACCGGTGCTTCAAGCTCTCGAATAACCCCTACGCTCTTCAGCACCTGCGAGTTTTGGCGAACATGTGTGAGTCGTCATACAAACTTTCGGAGATTATTGAAGCTATGGACTCGGCGTGCACACACCCAACTGTTGTAGGTATTGTGTAA